Proteins from one Paraburkholderia sp. BL10I2N1 genomic window:
- the infB gene encoding translation initiation factor IF-2, producing the protein MASNNVAQFAAELKMPAGVLLEQLQAAGVTKASEDDTLSETDKARLLDHLRKSHGSTDADKRKITLTKRHTSEIKQSDATGKARTIQVEVRKKRTFVRRDEAAEQGGEASNNVADETDDLELQRREEEARHEAELLEKQAQELKARQEQLEREEAERQAREQAAEAERRRAEEETAKKRAAVLAEAAARAEAEQAVQAERSAEQDDERAAAERAAQREAAKKAEDAARQAAEKTRAEQEEVSKRRAAAEAEARAIREMMNTPRKAQAKAPEPAPKPAAEPAKAAEAKGTLHKPARPAGETTARPAAKKPAVAAPAATPAPSSAGDKKKPGGGKGGWQDDAAKRRGIKTRGDSSGGVDRGWRGGPKGRGKHQDQSTTFQAPIEPIVREVHVPETITVADLAHKMSVKASEVIKVMMKLGQMVTINQMLDQETAMIIVEELGHHAVAAKLDDPEAMLVEGEISDAEALPRPPVVTVMGHVDHGKTSLLDYIRRAKVAAGEAGGITQHIGAYHVETPRGVITFLDTPGHEAFTAMRARGAKATDIVILVVAADDGVMPQTKEAIAHAKAGGVPLVVAINKIDKPDANPERVKQELVAEGVVPEEYGGDSPFVSVSAKTGAGIDDLLENVLLQAEVLELKAPVEAPAKGLVIEAKLDKGKGPVATILVQSGSLNRGDVVLAGSAYGRVRAMLDETGKPTRSAGPSIPVEIQGLSEVPAAGEEVIVMPDERKAREVALFRQGKFRDVKLAKQQAAKLETMLEQMGEGEVQYLPLIVKADVQGSQEALVQSLLKLSTDEVRVQIVHSAVGGISESDVNLATASKAVIIGFNTRADAQARKLAESNGIDIRYYNIIYDAVDEVKAAMSGMLAPEKREVVTGMVEVRQVFKVPKIGAVAGCMVTDGVVKRTSSVRVLRNNVVIHTGELDSLKRFKDDVKEVRQGFECGMSIKNFNDIVEGDQFEVFEVTEVARTL; encoded by the coding sequence ATGGCGAGTAACAACGTAGCCCAATTTGCCGCGGAACTGAAAATGCCTGCCGGCGTGCTGCTCGAACAGCTGCAGGCGGCGGGCGTCACAAAAGCGAGCGAAGACGATACCTTGTCCGAAACGGACAAGGCGCGTCTGCTTGACCACTTGCGCAAGTCGCACGGTTCGACGGATGCCGACAAGCGCAAGATCACGCTGACGAAGCGGCACACGTCGGAGATCAAGCAGTCCGACGCGACGGGCAAGGCTCGCACCATTCAGGTCGAAGTGCGCAAGAAGCGCACCTTCGTCCGCCGTGACGAAGCGGCCGAACAAGGCGGTGAGGCATCGAACAATGTGGCCGACGAGACGGATGATCTCGAACTCCAGCGTCGCGAGGAAGAAGCTCGCCACGAAGCCGAGCTGCTCGAGAAGCAGGCTCAGGAGTTGAAAGCTCGTCAGGAACAGCTCGAGCGCGAAGAGGCAGAGCGCCAGGCTCGCGAACAGGCGGCCGAGGCGGAGCGTCGTCGCGCGGAAGAAGAGACGGCGAAAAAGCGTGCCGCGGTACTCGCCGAAGCGGCTGCGCGAGCTGAAGCCGAACAGGCCGTGCAGGCTGAGCGCTCAGCCGAGCAGGACGACGAACGCGCTGCAGCAGAACGCGCGGCGCAACGCGAAGCGGCGAAGAAGGCTGAAGACGCCGCTCGCCAGGCAGCCGAAAAGACGCGTGCCGAGCAAGAAGAAGTCAGCAAGCGTCGGGCAGCGGCAGAAGCCGAAGCGCGCGCGATCCGCGAGATGATGAACACGCCGCGCAAGGCGCAGGCGAAGGCGCCGGAACCGGCACCGAAACCCGCTGCAGAGCCGGCCAAGGCTGCGGAAGCCAAGGGCACGCTGCACAAGCCGGCGCGTCCGGCAGGCGAAACGACGGCCCGGCCGGCCGCAAAGAAGCCTGCTGTTGCGGCACCGGCTGCGACACCGGCGCCTTCCTCTGCCGGCGACAAGAAGAAGCCGGGCGGCGGCAAGGGCGGCTGGCAGGACGATGCAGCGAAGCGCCGCGGCATCAAGACGCGCGGCGATTCGAGCGGCGGCGTCGATCGCGGCTGGCGCGGTGGCCCGAAGGGTCGCGGCAAGCACCAGGATCAGAGCACCACGTTCCAGGCTCCGATCGAGCCAATCGTGCGCGAAGTACACGTACCGGAAACTATCACTGTTGCGGATCTCGCGCATAAGATGTCAGTGAAGGCTTCGGAAGTCATCAAGGTGATGATGAAGCTTGGCCAGATGGTCACGATCAACCAGATGCTGGACCAGGAAACGGCGATGATCATCGTCGAGGAACTGGGTCATCACGCGGTTGCCGCGAAGCTGGACGATCCGGAAGCGATGCTGGTCGAAGGCGAGATCTCTGACGCAGAAGCGCTGCCGCGTCCGCCGGTCGTCACCGTTATGGGTCACGTCGACCACGGCAAGACCTCGCTGCTGGACTACATCCGTCGCGCGAAGGTGGCGGCGGGTGAAGCGGGCGGGATTACGCAGCACATCGGTGCGTATCACGTTGAAACGCCGCGCGGCGTCATCACGTTCCTCGACACGCCGGGTCACGAGGCCTTTACGGCTATGCGTGCCCGCGGTGCGAAGGCAACGGACATCGTGATTCTGGTAGTCGCCGCCGACGACGGTGTGATGCCGCAGACGAAGGAAGCGATTGCCCACGCGAAGGCAGGCGGCGTGCCGCTCGTCGTCGCGATCAACAAGATCGACAAGCCGGATGCGAATCCAGAACGCGTGAAGCAGGAACTCGTCGCCGAAGGCGTCGTGCCGGAAGAATACGGTGGCGATTCGCCGTTCGTGTCCGTGTCGGCGAAGACCGGCGCAGGTATCGACGATCTGCTCGAAAACGTGTTGCTTCAGGCCGAAGTGCTGGAACTGAAGGCACCGGTCGAAGCTCCGGCCAAGGGGCTCGTGATCGAAGCGAAGCTCGACAAGGGTAAGGGTCCGGTCGCAACGATCCTTGTCCAGTCGGGTTCGCTCAATCGCGGCGACGTCGTTCTCGCAGGCAGTGCCTACGGCCGCGTGCGCGCTATGCTCGACGAAACGGGCAAGCCGACCAGGTCGGCAGGGCCGTCGATCCCGGTTGAAATCCAGGGTCTGTCGGAAGTCCCGGCGGCTGGCGAAGAAGTCATCGTCATGCCGGACGAGCGCAAGGCGCGTGAAGTCGCATTGTTCCGTCAAGGCAAGTTCCGCGACGTCAAGCTGGCGAAGCAGCAGGCAGCGAAGCTCGAAACCATGCTCGAACAGATGGGAGAAGGCGAAGTGCAGTACCTGCCGCTTATCGTCAAGGCCGACGTGCAGGGCTCGCAGGAAGCGCTGGTGCAGTCGCTCCTCAAGCTGTCGACCGACGAAGTCCGCGTGCAGATCGTGCATAGCGCCGTGGGTGGCATCAGCGAATCCGACGTCAACCTGGCGACGGCTTCGAAGGCGGTCATCATTGGCTTCAACACGCGTGCGGATGCGCAGGCGCGCAAGCTCGCGGAATCCAATGGCATCGATATCCGCTACTACAACATCATCTATGACGCAGTGGATGAAGTGAAGGCCGCGATGTCGGGCATGCTGGCGCCAGAGAAGCGCGAAGTGGTGACCGGTATGGTCGAAGTTCGCCAGGTCTTCAAGGTGCCGAAGATTGGCGCAGTGGCCGGCTGTATGGTCACGGACGGCGTGGTCAAGCGGACGTCGTCGGTGCGCGTGCTGCGCAACAACGTCGTGATCCACACCGGCGAACTCGACTCGCTGAAGCGCTTCAAGGACGACGTCAAGGAAGTGCGTCAGGGCTTCGAGTGCGGTATGTCGATCAAGAACTTCAACGACATCGTCGAAGGCGACCAGTTCGAAGTGTTCGAAGTGACGGAAGTCGCGCGTACGCTGTAA
- the nusA gene encoding transcription termination factor NusA encodes MSREVLMLVDALAREKNVDKDVVFAALEAALASASKKLFEEDADIRVHIDRESGEHETFRRWRVVPDEAGLQEPDQEILLFEAREQKADAQVDDFLEEPVPSIEFGRIGAQAAKQVILQKVRDAEREQILNDFLERGESIMTGSVKRLDKGNFIVESGRVEALLRRDQLIPKENLRVGDRVRAYIAKVDRTARGPQIELSRTAPEFLMKLFEMEVPEIEQGLLEIKAAARDPGVRAKIGVVAYDKRIDPIGTCVGIRGSRVQAVRNELGGENVDIVLWSEDPAQFVIGALAPAAVQSIVVDEEKHSMDVVVDENELAVAIGRSGQNVRLASELTGWQINIMTPDESAQKQNQERSVLRDLFMARLDVDEEVADILIDEGFTSLEEIAYVPLNEMLEIEAFDEDTVHELRNRARDALLTQAIANEEKVENVALDLKSLDGMDADLLAKLAEHQIQTRDELAELAVDELVEMTGMEEDAAKALIMKAREHWFQ; translated from the coding sequence ATGAGTCGCGAAGTGTTGATGCTGGTGGATGCGCTGGCACGCGAGAAGAACGTTGACAAGGACGTGGTTTTTGCCGCCCTTGAGGCGGCGCTCGCTTCGGCCTCCAAGAAACTCTTCGAAGAAGATGCGGACATCCGCGTCCATATCGACCGTGAAAGCGGTGAGCACGAAACCTTTCGCCGCTGGCGGGTAGTGCCGGACGAAGCGGGATTGCAGGAGCCGGATCAGGAAATCCTGCTGTTTGAAGCGCGCGAGCAGAAGGCCGACGCGCAGGTCGACGATTTCCTTGAAGAGCCGGTGCCGTCGATCGAATTCGGCCGTATCGGCGCGCAGGCCGCCAAGCAGGTGATCCTGCAGAAGGTGCGCGACGCCGAGCGCGAGCAGATCCTGAACGACTTCCTGGAACGCGGCGAAAGCATCATGACCGGCTCGGTCAAGCGCCTCGATAAGGGTAACTTCATCGTCGAATCGGGACGTGTCGAAGCGCTGTTGCGCCGCGATCAGCTGATTCCGAAGGAAAACCTGCGTGTGGGCGACCGTGTGCGCGCCTATATCGCGAAGGTCGATCGCACGGCTCGCGGCCCGCAGATCGAGCTGTCCCGCACGGCGCCCGAATTTCTGATGAAGCTCTTCGAAATGGAAGTGCCGGAAATCGAGCAGGGCCTGCTGGAGATCAAGGCGGCTGCGCGCGATCCCGGCGTGCGGGCGAAAATCGGCGTCGTCGCGTACGACAAGCGCATCGATCCGATCGGCACCTGCGTTGGTATCCGCGGCTCGCGTGTGCAGGCTGTCCGTAACGAGCTCGGTGGCGAAAACGTCGACATCGTGCTATGGTCGGAAGATCCCGCCCAGTTTGTGATCGGCGCGCTCGCGCCGGCAGCCGTCCAGTCGATCGTCGTCGATGAAGAGAAGCATTCGATGGACGTCGTCGTCGACGAAAACGAACTGGCGGTCGCAATCGGCCGCAGTGGCCAGAACGTGCGTCTTGCCAGCGAACTCACCGGCTGGCAGATCAACATCATGACGCCGGACGAATCTGCGCAGAAGCAGAATCAGGAACGCAGCGTACTGCGCGACCTGTTCATGGCGCGTCTCGATGTCGACGAAGAAGTCGCTGACATCCTGATCGACGAAGGTTTCACGAGCCTCGAAGAGATCGCTTATGTACCGCTCAACGAGATGCTTGAGATCGAGGCGTTCGACGAAGACACCGTTCACGAGCTGCGCAACCGCGCGCGCGATGCACTGCTGACGCAGGCGATTGCAAACGAGGAAAAGGTCGAGAATGTAGCGCTCGACCTGAAGAGCCTCGACGGAATGGATGCAGACCTGCTCGCGAAGCTGGCCGAACATCAGATCCAGACGCGCGATGAACTCGCCGAGCTGGCAGTGGATGAGCTGGTCGAAATGACCGGAATGGAAGAGGATGCCGCCAAGGCGTTGATTATGAAAGCACGTGAACACTGGTTCCAGTGA
- the rimP gene encoding ribosome maturation factor RimP, whose protein sequence is MQLTELIETTVVGLGYELVDLERTGRGMLCVYIDQPAGIAIEDCEKVTRQLQHVLTVENIDYERLEVSSPGLDRPLKKLADFERFAGSEVVITLKKPLDGRKSYRGILHAPEGETIGLEFEGKEGAAMLDFTVADIDKARLVPKVDFRSRKQ, encoded by the coding sequence GTGCAACTGACGGAACTGATTGAAACCACGGTCGTGGGCCTTGGCTACGAGCTCGTCGATCTCGAGCGCACCGGGCGCGGCATGCTGTGCGTGTATATCGACCAGCCGGCCGGCATCGCGATTGAAGACTGCGAAAAGGTCACGCGTCAGCTCCAGCACGTTTTGACGGTCGAAAACATTGACTACGAGCGGCTTGAAGTCTCGTCGCCCGGTCTCGACCGTCCGCTGAAAAAACTGGCGGACTTCGAACGCTTCGCGGGCAGCGAAGTGGTTATCACCTTGAAAAAGCCATTGGACGGACGGAAATCGTACCGGGGCATCCTGCATGCCCCCGAGGGCGAAACGATCGGTCTGGAATTCGAAGGGAAGGAAGGCGCCGCGATGCTCGATTTTACTGTAGCGGACATCGATAAGGCACGCCTCGTCCCCAAAGTTGACTTTAGGAGCCGCAAACAATGA
- the rluB gene encoding 23S rRNA pseudouridine(2605) synthase RluB, whose product MTHTHDTDSSESERAARSDETREAQTSAGESQRSGESAGADGEDRPRRGLRRGPRSLIARRRAGAKAKGAEGASTQDPVAPVVAEAPPDGEVVAQARMPRKGGGSGQGPRRNSGGGKRPGAVREGAPREGGQRQGGQRQNRRGDVPPVVAASEASQDDLFSYVTSPAFDADNSATGGVRAPMLRRGRPQAPKRVLSPDDDAPKLHKVLAEAGMGSRREMEELIVAGRVSVNGEPAHIGQRIMPTDQVRINGKPVKRKLQNKPPRVLLYHKPTGEIVSHADPEGRPSVFDKLPPMKTAKWLAVGRLDFNTEGLLMLTTSGDLANRFMHPRYSVEREYAVRVVGELAEGMRQKLLHGVELEDGPANFLRIRDGGGEGTNHWYHVALAEGRNREVRRMFEAAGLMVSRLIRTRHGPISLPKGLKRGRWEELEENQVRVLMASVGLKAPSEEKGGRNAAPERRQPDPMQTSMGFISREPVLMSHGRLADQQPRGHGRRGAAGGFGGGASSGLGGGYGGGRGAGMGRSGGPGAGPRGGREVDGNRAPSGNGGNRAAGGNPNRAGGSGGNRTPGGNGGARAGGNPNAAGNRGGPRSGSPRNRPRSR is encoded by the coding sequence TTGACACATACCCACGACACCGATTCGTCCGAATCTGAGCGCGCCGCACGCTCCGACGAAACGCGCGAGGCGCAGACGTCGGCCGGCGAGAGTCAGCGCAGTGGCGAGAGCGCGGGCGCCGACGGCGAAGACCGTCCGCGTCGCGGCCTGCGTCGCGGCCCACGTAGCCTGATCGCGCGCCGTCGCGCGGGGGCGAAGGCGAAGGGCGCCGAAGGCGCGTCCACGCAGGATCCCGTTGCTCCGGTGGTGGCGGAAGCGCCGCCGGACGGCGAAGTCGTGGCGCAGGCGCGGATGCCGCGCAAGGGTGGCGGCAGCGGTCAGGGGCCGCGCAGGAACAGTGGCGGCGGCAAGCGGCCGGGCGCCGTGCGCGAAGGCGCGCCGCGCGAGGGTGGTCAGCGGCAAGGCGGTCAGCGCCAGAACCGCCGAGGCGACGTGCCGCCGGTGGTGGCCGCAAGCGAGGCTTCACAGGACGATCTGTTTTCATACGTGACTTCGCCGGCTTTCGACGCCGACAACAGCGCGACTGGTGGCGTGCGTGCGCCGATGCTGCGTCGTGGGCGTCCGCAGGCGCCCAAGCGCGTGCTGTCGCCGGACGACGACGCGCCGAAGCTGCACAAGGTGCTCGCTGAAGCCGGAATGGGCTCGCGCCGCGAGATGGAAGAGCTGATCGTTGCAGGGCGGGTGTCCGTCAACGGCGAGCCGGCGCATATTGGCCAGCGAATTATGCCGACCGACCAGGTTCGCATCAACGGCAAGCCGGTCAAACGCAAGCTCCAGAACAAGCCGCCGCGCGTGCTGCTGTATCACAAACCCACCGGCGAGATCGTCAGTCATGCGGATCCGGAAGGTCGTCCATCCGTATTCGACAAGCTGCCGCCGATGAAGACCGCCAAATGGCTCGCTGTGGGCCGCCTCGACTTCAATACCGAGGGTCTGCTGATGCTGACCACTTCGGGCGACCTGGCTAACCGCTTCATGCATCCGCGCTATAGTGTTGAGCGCGAGTACGCGGTGCGCGTCGTAGGCGAACTGGCTGAGGGCATGCGTCAAAAGCTGCTGCACGGCGTCGAACTGGAAGACGGTCCGGCGAATTTCCTGCGCATTCGCGATGGCGGCGGCGAAGGCACGAATCATTGGTATCACGTCGCGCTAGCCGAAGGACGCAACCGCGAGGTGCGCCGCATGTTCGAAGCCGCGGGCCTGATGGTCAGCCGGCTGATTCGCACGCGCCACGGTCCGATTTCGCTGCCGAAGGGTTTGAAGCGCGGCCGCTGGGAAGAGTTGGAAGAAAACCAGGTGCGCGTGCTGATGGCGTCGGTTGGTCTTAAGGCGCCGAGCGAAGAGAAGGGCGGCCGCAATGCGGCGCCGGAACGCCGGCAGCCGGATCCGATGCAGACGTCGATGGGCTTTATCAGTCGTGAGCCCGTGCTGATGTCGCACGGCCGTCTGGCGGACCAGCAACCGCGCGGCCACGGTCGCCGTGGTGCGGCTGGAGGCTTCGGCGGCGGGGCGTCATCGGGCCTCGGTGGCGGCTATGGCGGTGGTCGCGGTGCCGGCATGGGGCGTAGCGGCGGTCCCGGAGCGGGTCCGCGTGGCGGACGCGAAGTCGATGGCAACCGTGCACCCTCGGGCAATGGTGGCAATCGCGCTGCCGGCGGCAATCCTAACCGCGCGGGCGGCAGCGGCGGCAACCGCACGCCGGGCGGCAACGGTGGCGCTCGTGCCGGCGGCAATCCCAACGCGGCGGGCAATCGCGGTGGTCCGCGCAGCGGCAGCCCGCGTAACCGTCCGCGTAGCCGCTAA
- the scpB gene encoding SMC-Scp complex subunit ScpB, with protein MNTQEAKIVLETALICAQEPLKLGELRKLFADGVSADTVRTLLEDLKQDWSGRGVELVGLASGWRFQSKPAMRSYLDRLHPEKPPKYSRAVLETLAIIAYRQPVTRGDIEEIRGVTVNTQVVKQLEDRGWIEVIGHRDVPGRPALYATTRSFLDDLGLKALDELPPLDDPSAQLNVTLLGQHAIEFADGEMPGGEPVAEVAPDVVADAMHENSELPEAVAGHVDAEAAALPEGPTGVEFDAERAPGAAGEDKPARPSHAMEAVAREEHGAAAAGVSSQTAEADIESHTGEAMGITGQEVNQDRVSQADPAAPAHDSGDLRVADNAEPAAEPNPTRAAHDDDHDDRREAVRDAGLLTDDETESRSA; from the coding sequence ATGAATACCCAAGAGGCGAAAATCGTCCTCGAGACTGCCTTGATCTGCGCGCAGGAGCCGTTAAAGCTCGGCGAGTTGCGCAAGCTCTTTGCCGACGGTGTGTCGGCAGACACGGTTCGAACGTTGCTCGAAGACCTGAAGCAGGACTGGTCAGGTCGCGGGGTTGAACTGGTGGGGCTGGCGTCTGGCTGGCGCTTCCAGAGCAAGCCTGCGATGCGCTCGTATCTCGATCGTCTGCATCCCGAGAAGCCGCCGAAATATTCGCGCGCCGTGCTCGAGACGCTTGCGATCATTGCGTACCGGCAACCCGTCACGCGCGGCGACATTGAGGAGATTCGCGGCGTGACGGTCAACACGCAGGTGGTGAAGCAACTTGAGGATCGTGGGTGGATCGAGGTCATCGGTCATCGTGATGTACCGGGGCGTCCGGCGCTGTATGCGACGACGCGTTCGTTTCTCGATGACCTCGGGCTGAAGGCGCTTGATGAACTTCCGCCTCTCGACGACCCGTCGGCGCAACTGAATGTGACTCTCCTTGGCCAGCATGCGATCGAATTCGCTGACGGTGAAATGCCAGGCGGCGAACCCGTAGCCGAAGTTGCCCCGGACGTCGTTGCGGACGCGATGCACGAAAATAGCGAGTTGCCGGAGGCTGTTGCAGGTCATGTCGACGCGGAAGCCGCGGCGCTGCCAGAAGGTCCGACGGGCGTCGAGTTTGACGCCGAACGGGCGCCCGGGGCGGCGGGTGAAGACAAACCCGCCCGGCCTTCGCATGCAATGGAAGCCGTCGCTCGCGAAGAACACGGCGCTGCGGCTGCAGGGGTATCGTCGCAGACCGCTGAAGCAGATATTGAGTCGCACACCGGGGAAGCCATGGGCATTACCGGGCAGGAAGTAAATCAGGATCGGGTCTCCCAGGCCGATCCAGCAGCACCCGCGCACGACTCGGGCGATCTTCGCGTTGCAGACAACGCAGAGCCCGCCGCTGAGCCGAACCCGACACGTGCGGCACACGACGACGATCATGATGATCGCCGCGAAGCCGTGCGGGACGCAGGCCTCCTGACTGACGACGAAACCGAGTCGCGCAGCGCCTGA
- a CDS encoding pyridoxal phosphate-dependent aminotransferase — MSTADLPQLSSPHARDAVRALRSSQIREVANAGFGVDNVLPFWFGESDRVTPQFIRDAASDALGAGATFYTHNLGIAPLRAALADYVSARHGATDVEHVAVTSAGVNALMLAAQLVVGAGDRVVAVTPLWPNLVEIPKILGAHVHTVALSYGAAGWTLDLEALLAALTPDTRLLMLNSPNNPTGWVMTREEQRAVLEHCRRHGIWIVADEVYERLYYGDPAGPDERAGSAPSFLDLAARDERVICVNSFSKAWLMTGWRLGWIVAPTALMDDLAKLVEYNTSCAPSFVQQAGIAAVQHGERFTQDLVAGLRASRDHLVRALSALPGVDVKAPPGAMYLFFSLPGAGQSLELCKSLVREVGLGLAPGSAFGPEGEGFVRWCYACDTARLDAGVERLQRFLREHGAR, encoded by the coding sequence ATGAGCACAGCGGATCTGCCCCAGCTTTCTTCTCCCCATGCCCGCGACGCGGTGCGCGCGTTGCGGTCTTCCCAGATTCGCGAGGTAGCAAACGCGGGCTTCGGTGTCGACAATGTGCTGCCGTTCTGGTTTGGCGAGTCCGACCGGGTCACGCCGCAGTTCATCCGCGACGCGGCAAGCGACGCGCTTGGCGCCGGCGCGACCTTCTATACGCACAATCTGGGCATCGCGCCGCTGCGCGCAGCGCTCGCCGACTACGTGAGCGCGCGGCACGGAGCCACCGACGTCGAGCACGTCGCGGTCACGAGCGCCGGCGTGAACGCGTTGATGCTGGCGGCCCAGCTCGTCGTTGGGGCGGGTGACCGGGTGGTCGCGGTGACGCCCCTGTGGCCGAATCTGGTCGAAATTCCGAAAATCCTTGGCGCCCATGTGCATACCGTCGCGCTCAGTTATGGTGCGGCGGGCTGGACGCTCGATCTGGAAGCGCTGCTTGCTGCGCTCACGCCGGATACCCGCCTGTTGATGCTCAACTCACCTAATAATCCGACCGGCTGGGTGATGACCCGCGAAGAGCAGCGCGCGGTGCTCGAACATTGTCGTCGCCACGGCATCTGGATCGTCGCCGACGAAGTCTACGAGCGTCTCTACTACGGCGATCCGGCTGGCCCGGACGAGCGCGCCGGCAGCGCGCCGTCGTTTCTCGATCTGGCTGCGCGCGACGAACGCGTGATTTGTGTCAATTCATTCTCGAAGGCTTGGCTGATGACGGGCTGGCGGCTAGGCTGGATCGTCGCTCCCACCGCGCTGATGGACGATCTCGCGAAACTCGTCGAGTACAACACGTCGTGCGCGCCGTCGTTCGTGCAGCAGGCCGGTATCGCGGCCGTACAGCACGGCGAGCGTTTTACACAGGATCTGGTCGCCGGGCTGCGCGCCTCCCGCGACCATCTTGTGCGGGCGCTGTCCGCCTTGCCGGGCGTCGATGTCAAGGCGCCTCCGGGCGCGATGTATCTGTTTTTCTCGTTGCCGGGTGCGGGGCAAAGCCTCGAACTGTGCAAATCGCTGGTGCGCGAGGTCGGGCTGGGGCTCGCGCCGGGCAGTGCATTCGGCCCGGAAGGCGAGGGCTTCGTGCGCTGGTGCTACGCGTGCGATACGGCGCGACTCGATGCCGGTGTGGAGCGCCTGCAGCGCTTTTTGCGCGAACACGGTGCACGCTGA
- a CDS encoding LysR family transcriptional regulator codes for MNVTLRQLRVFIEVARLQSFSRAGDEIGLTQSAVSRCVRELESEIGLKLIDRTTRDVQLTDVGSNLIASVSRLLTDLDDALREIREMGEQRRGRVVVAASPTVACRLMPQVIAGCGTQFPFITLGLRDDVQSDVVRKVKSGEVDFGVIIGPFSADDLASESLMTDSFCLVARSDHPLAAQQQVAWTDLEGQRLVMLDYASGSRPIIDVVMAQHDVKATVVQELGHPATVFGLVEAGIGVSVLPWLALPVPADSSLVARPLVPRAERTVELVRRRDRSLSPAAEAVWGVIRQLPARAEDLR; via the coding sequence ATGAATGTGACGCTGCGACAATTGCGGGTCTTTATCGAGGTCGCGCGACTACAGAGTTTCAGCCGCGCGGGGGATGAGATCGGGCTCACCCAATCCGCCGTGAGCCGCTGCGTGCGCGAGCTTGAATCGGAAATCGGGCTGAAGCTGATCGACCGCACGACACGCGACGTGCAACTGACCGATGTCGGCAGCAACCTGATTGCAAGTGTGTCGAGGCTCCTGACCGATCTTGACGACGCCTTGCGCGAAATCCGCGAAATGGGCGAGCAGCGGCGCGGACGCGTCGTGGTGGCGGCAAGCCCGACGGTCGCCTGCCGGCTGATGCCGCAGGTGATAGCAGGGTGCGGTACGCAGTTTCCTTTCATCACGCTGGGCTTGCGCGACGACGTCCAGAGCGACGTCGTGCGCAAGGTGAAGTCGGGTGAGGTCGATTTCGGCGTGATCATCGGGCCGTTTTCCGCGGATGATCTCGCGAGCGAATCGTTGATGACCGATTCGTTCTGCCTCGTGGCTCGCAGCGACCATCCGCTGGCTGCGCAGCAGCAGGTTGCCTGGACGGATCTCGAGGGGCAGCGACTTGTGATGCTCGACTATGCATCTGGCAGCCGGCCGATCATCGATGTCGTTATGGCTCAGCATGACGTCAAGGCCACCGTGGTGCAGGAGCTCGGGCACCCGGCGACCGTGTTCGGGCTGGTGGAGGCGGGTATCGGCGTCAGCGTGTTACCGTGGCTCGCGTTGCCGGTGCCGGCGGATTCGTCCCTGGTCGCGCGGCCGCTCGTGCCTCGCGCGGAACGAACGGTTGAACTGGTGCGGCGCCGCGACCGGTCGCTATCTCCTGCGGCAGAGGCAGTTTGGGGGGTGATCCGGCAGTTGCCTGCACGGGCCGAAGACTTGCGCTGA
- a CDS encoding transposase — protein MMLFDDLKDNEWALVEALFCAEPARSERRGRPRVEARAVVNAVLWVLSTGEGWSKLPGRYPSPPTCRRRFDEWQADGTLAEIVKRLGTSGREISLRGRIGATAAKPPAPPSRDRLRGAFWTNPESWRAPVKMA, from the coding sequence ATGATGCTGTTCGACGATTTGAAAGACAACGAGTGGGCGCTGGTCGAGGCGTTGTTCTGTGCGGAGCCAGCACGCAGCGAACGACGCGGTCGGCCTCGCGTGGAAGCGCGCGCGGTTGTCAATGCCGTCCTGTGGGTGCTGTCCACAGGCGAAGGCTGGTCCAAGCTGCCGGGCCGCTATCCGTCGCCGCCGACGTGCCGCCGCCGCTTCGACGAGTGGCAGGCCGATGGTACGCTCGCCGAAATAGTCAAGCGCCTCGGCACGAGCGGCCGGGAAATTTCGCTGCGCGGCCGGATCGGTGCTACAGCAGCGAAGCCGCCTGCACCGCCGAGCCGCGATCGTCTGCGCGGCGCATTCTGGACCAATCCGGAATCCTGGCGTGCGCCGGTGAAAATGGCCTGA